Within Vicia villosa cultivar HV-30 ecotype Madison, WI unplaced genomic scaffold, Vvil1.0 ctg.003731F_1_1, whole genome shotgun sequence, the genomic segment AATTAGTCTATACTTTAACTAAATTTTATCAAATAAGTTTCTATACATATGAACAACACCAAATTCATTAATTTAGTCTTAGTGTCAAATTAGtccttattttataaaatattatatgaaaAAGCGTCTTTCCACAATTCCACTTTTAGACAATCAAAACTATATTGTAGTTAATGTATACTAATTATCAAATATTTTCATGTAGTTATCCAATTTAAATACATTAGCATCTCTTATACATTTACATCCTAATTGTGAATTATGTTTAAACATATTTATAACGAGAAAAAAATAGATTAAACTATAAGCTCTATTTGGTAAGACATATTTTTGAGtttataatttatgttttatGTCTTATAAGTTCATATTATAATTTAGATCCGTttgataacggtcttttcatcacgagtttatagcctatttatagtttatttttcagacgttatttcaaatagcgttttaacttatgtcttatagcttattactttttctttcttttttatccttattatttcaattaaaatttattttaaacccttataatttattttaatttaaaataaaataattatatattaaatattttttatgtcattttacatttataagttaaatgAACcgataattttatcaaacacttcaatgagTTTATAAACTATCAATTTCAATAATTCGTTATAAGCCATAAatcatcagtcatcagctataaACTATCAGCTACCTTATCAATCAACCGCTATTTTAATCAAACACACCCTATATAGGAAAACCCCAAGTCCTATTTCAAATTAAAAACAGCTTTGGACACAAGTTTCATATGACAAATGCAGATCCACAGAAGCATGCAATAATAGATTCTTCATTTAATTTCTGCAGCAAAATAATAGCATTGGGAACCAAAAATTCAAGAGAAGTCTCCAATCAAATCAAAACATAACATTTATACAAAGTGAAAACTCCATTACCATACAGTAACTACAAATGTCTAAGCTTTATAATATATCATATTCAACAAAAATTACATTATTTGCATCATGAGCAAACTTAGCCACCACCACAAAATCACAAACCCACATAACAAGCCCAAAAcacaaaacactaaataaaaataaaaatatttcattCTTGATCATGCACTCGATTAAATCAATTCAGTTAATAACTGTGCAGAGACATATATCATTAACATCATATACACCGATTAAGATAATCAGTGATCAAGAGCATTAGGACCAGTACAATAATTCAAAACATGACTCCAAAGCCACTGCACCAAATATTTCCTCCTTATACCATTCATATTATACGTGGCACCATCTCGACCGTCCAAAACCTGTCCTGTATAAGATCCACCACCTCCCGTTCCGTAAATACCCTCACACAAATCCGCTATTTCCACCGGAAAACTCGGATCCCCACCGGCATACCACGCATTCGCTAACGGATTACTTGCCAGCTCAGCAATCTCATGTCCAATAACACTAATCATTCCGTCAACTCCAACGTCGCCGTTAGGCGACTTAAACGGTTTCACGTTAGGTATAAACTGCGGAACAGCGAAGGGATAAGCACACTGTCCCGCACAGAATCTCTCACTGTTCCCCACCCACGCGTAAGGAAGAGTGTAACCAACAAGTGAAGGAAAAGTGAAATAGTGAAAACCACATGCTGACGTGCAGAAATCCTGAACGTACACGTCATCGGCTGTTAAAAGAAGATAAAGACCGCTTCGTGAGTTTATCGGTAAGGGTTTAGTTTTGGCGGTGATAGCGCTTTTGATGACTGATTGTATTGATAATCTGGTTAACGATTTTCCGTGGGAGTAGAACCGGTCGTTTTTCTCTTGGCCTAAGTGAACCGTGTTGGAGATGTTGGACCCGGTTTGGTCCGTGTAAAGCATGACGGTTTTCCACCAACTGGAAACAGAAGGGTGAGGTGCGTTTTTGGCGGAGATTGAGTTTATGAACTCGCGGATTATTTTTTTCTGGCTGCGTTTCCAGGTGCCGTACCAGATTGTGTGGACGGTTATGATGTTGGTTAAGACGGGGCCCATGTGGTAGCGGAGTTTAACAAACTCCGATGAGCCCTCGTATTTCTTGGAGGCTCCGAGGGCGTAGTCGGAGATGTTTTTTGAGGGGTTTTGTGGCCATGGACGGTAGCTGGAGACTGGGACTGCTGTGAGGAGGAATGAGAGAAGGAGGAGAGTGAGGGGAAGGACCACCGTGAACGGCGGCGGTTGGGTGGGGAACGTTTTCAACATTTTTTTTCCACTTGTGTGAGTTAGAGAGCGAAAGAGTAAGTACAAAACGTGATCTTTCAAGAGTGTGAGGCTTTTTTTTATACACCGAAAGCAaaaggtttttattttttattatatatttttgggaATATCAAATTTAAAGTAATACACTAGTGTGAAACAATTTGGGTTTAAGCCGctgaaaaaaaaaaatccaaataaccaagtttaataaataatttacaccaaaaaccatgttttcggcaaaattacgcatatgaccaggttttagaggtggtctccacataggagccacctcatgTGGTGCCATAGGCCAAATTCCCTTAACTcatgcgccacccagggtggctTCAATGAGTATTTTGACCTTtttagccacctagggtggcgcctactctcatttgctttttttttttttgtttttttttgttgtttatatactgttttttttttaatttttttttatttattaataaaatggtTTTCAACATAAATATGTAAGTTCAGTGAATCGGCTAAGTCGAGTGTCCACGGAAAAGAGTAGTTCATTGATCATTCAAATGATACATAGAAAATAACCAACAGAAAAGATaaagtaaaacatctaagaaatcaccacggttaaaacaatgtcattaggtccatgcatcatttgaatggcatcaatgtcgtattccaccttatgccagaaacttatcgttgctccagtcacaggatcggcccttgttttaagcctcttgatgcttcttatctgttcgccggcctcgtactccccctctaaaaatcttaggagagtcctcttgagttgctcgacggaagagatattccaaaatataatcggcatgggaggtttgacggcggagaatatgacatgtccgttccttctgcgatactccggctcaggttcggcacgccatgttgatctccggggcggcaactctgttgttcggtgacatccatctggcctagtggttgtccggcgaggcatggttgtgtttgtgtgattgtttggtatttggagtttgtgtatctgtgtgtaaactcaaccataggagcccctaatttataatagtagtgggtagaaaaaattaatgatgttgcgtactgtttacaagcacgcctaacatgtatgataaatgcagacacactgatcaatgactgacttgatgggactagacgaaagcatgcgtatttgactgactgtccaaaataaagagtggcagtatgggccatgaagacaatttcactacaagacaaagacataactagttgatttaataaaggataatacaaatacataacaaatagaaatacaaatacaaatacatttacgaatactaatacaaatacaaaaacattgtcaataaaaatacagatgacatacaactaattgttggtggaatttgatccacggttaggacaggtatttctattgtgcccgacttcacgacatatgctacactttcgtaccattttctcatgatccatctcggttgtgatccgggtgctgttcgggcggcctcttttctttctccgcatgttatcattatggcaaaccacgtccccttcatacgtaggccaataatcctcctttgccatcacttgaaatgagttgttgtacaccccgagcaaggtatctgccttgtaaatgggagataaaagtgctaacggatcttgatgcgcatacgaacatgctgcaattacatgagagcatggcatccgaaaggcttgaaactttccacaatcgcaccacccttcatctataagaaccctgtattgttgtctcggaaggccctcgttatggtcaatcgtttccttaacactgaaggtccggttgaatcgatcgaaagatgtcacaatgtggctgttggctttggcagattgctctttcatgaatttgacgcATGTTTCGCTCCATAATTGTCCGGATTCTATAACTGCATTCCAACGCTCACCTCTTCTTGCGAAAAGAGAAGccatcctatagtatgttgctTCCACCAAGGCAGTAATCGGAAGGTGTCTGATGCCCTTAAACACCCCGTTCATAGACTCCACAAGATTCGTAGTCATGTGCCCCCATCGCTTCCCGTTGTCGTATGATCTGGTCCATTTCTCTCTAGCAAGACTGTCAACCCAtctgcctgcatctggatttgccgctacaatttcttgtcgataatattggaacgtcggttgcgtcaacgcatatccggcatttacaagagtcttccgaagagccctgtcctttatctcccgcatgaaattttgtgcGATGTGTCGAATACAATAAACATGCGTTGATGTAGGGTTTTGCCacccgtttgctggattgttgtacgcactctcgatggcagcatgtctgtctgaaatcaagcaaagtccaggttggggggaaacgtgtgtccgaagatttctgagaaagaaaccccaacctccagcagtttctccttccacaagagcgaaagcaacaggaaagatgttactatttccgtcttgagccacagccatcaacatggtgcctttatattttccgtacaaccaagttccatctatttgaagaattggtttgcaATATGAAAATCCTTGTACACATGGGCGGAAAGCCCAGAAGAGCCTGTGGAATATCACATTTCCTTGAAGTGATGTTCCGTCTGGAGATTGCGCCGGAAGGGTCTCTAAAATAGTAACAGTTCCATGAACATAAATTTGAAGCGCATATAAGAAATGTGGGAGTCGTTTATACGAATCCTCCCAATTTCCATACACAACTTCGATCGCCTTGGTCTTCGCCAGCCACGCCTTTCTATAAGACGGAGTGTAGTTGTACGTTGCAACAATATGAGAGATTATCGTTTTCACCTTTAACGATGGATCTTTTTCAACTAGAGGCAAGATTTCTTGACAAATGATGTCATAACTGAGCTTACGGTGATCTTGTGAAACATTTGTGTTAATACATGTGTGATCTTGGGAAATATATCCTATAACCCATGAGTCACTTCTCTtcctgtatgatgcatgcaacctgaatccacaatCAGTGTTACTACAGTAAATTTTGTACCTTTCGACATTGGCGCGATCAACTCTAAAATCAACATTGTTTGCCATATGAAATCTTTTTATGGCCATgatacatgcctccttagaacgaAATCTGTCTCCTACTTTTAACCGTTGATCTGTTTGGGTGTATGGATCATAGAAAATATCAGTCGATGGTTCGTCATCCCCATCAAAATTCAGGTTCCTCATGTGCACTGGAGGCATATGCACTTGATCTCGTGGTACAACAACTTCCGGTTCATCTTCACTTTCCTCGTTTACCAGGTTATCAACTTCTATTtccggtgcttcttcttcttcatctacaaCGTCGACCTCTGCTTGCTCGTCTCCAAGTGCATCAATGACTTGTGACTCAACCATTTGTGTGGTTTGAACTTCTGGTAGAGTAACATACAGTTCTATGCATTCGTAACCAGAATACTCATGATTGGCAAACATATTCTGCATGTCTTCATCGTCTTTGATCTCAACTTGGATAAACTTGACCGGGTTGTCTCCATGAAGAAATCGATATTGGTAAAATATCTGGGATACACCACCCATTGCAAGCTTCGTCTCTAATCTCCCTTTGAAGTAACTGAAATTTGCTTTTCTGCTTAAACAAAATCGTTTAACCTCAGTGTTTCTAAACAGAAAACCAACTTCTTCGTTGTCATAGGTCTCGCCAAAAATATGAGCGTTGATAATGTATTGCGGAGGGGCCATTGTTGAGTGGGTAGAGAGttttatttcaaatatgtaaTCAGATGTGTAATGTGTTGTGTTAGTTTACACGTTATAGGTTTCCTTTATGTAGACGAACATTGAGTGATGACAATTATGAAGGCGAATACTATACAATCACATGCGTACTGAGTTGATTTGATGAATAAATGCCACTGCTGCACACCAGACTGTTTCACAATTGATTTGAGGTGTGCATGACACTGCTGAACTGTTGCACAgtcgacttgaccagacacaaccatactgtacaatcacatgcgaatAAAGTTGACGGAAAATGAATGCCTGAGTTGATTTGAGGTGTGCTTGCCACTGGTGAACTACAgtcgacttgaccagacacaACCATACTGAACAGTGTACactgtacaatcacatgcgaaGACTGTATGCTAATTATTTTCGGTGACACAGAAAACCCTAACCAAACCCTAACCAAACCCTAAcccttaattttcaaaaaaaaaacatagaaaaccctaaccaaaccctaaccctaaattttcaaaaaaaaaaaaataacagtaGCATGtaggcgccacctggggtggcgcattagACAAAAATTTTCCAGCatggcgccacctggggtggcgcattagtgtattttctttttttttttgtttttttttgcccTAATTTTGTCTAGTGGTCCCCActgccaaaaccctaatctgatccgCCAGCATGTGATCTACGTGCATCGGAATACTGTATGCATGCATGCCTAGACAATTCAGCACCGAACACGGGATGCAGGCCtagtctattctgccagaaacaaTTAATGCATGCATGCCTAGACAAAGTTAGCACAAAACACGGGAATGCATGGTCATTTCAACACAGAATgcatgtgaacccatctttatcaCTTTGATATCTGTATCACATGCATGCTCACCACTTGGCCCTCATGCACTTAACATCAACAACCACCAACCCTCTATAAATACTCTCATATACTTGCTTTCTTTTCACCAacatatattcttcttcttcaaaaaaccaCTTTGCATTTTCAATtccgcagaaaacttaaagagttcttgaaaatggctcaacaacttcttaccatgggtgaaacacacagaggaactaGAGCGAATTTGGCGACCTTTGTAagtttatacttatttatttctaaacatCTATGCGTATATGATATCCAGTTTAATCGATTTATTTGTGGTTCTTAGGCTGTTGACCGATTTCGTACACGTTCTCACGCTTACGTTGAACCCGACGAGAGGATTATTCCGAATCTCCAAGCATGTGGCTTCGGACATATCATAAAAGTTAACAACAACACCATAGACAGAAAATTCATCCTTGCCTTACAAGAGCGATGGAGGCCTGAAACCCACACGTTTCATCTTCCAATAGGTGAGTGTACTATTACTCTAGAGGATGTTTATATGTTACTTGGTCTGCCCATTGATGGCAAGGCTGTTAATGGATCTGTTCAACATGCTAATTCAATGTGTGAGAGAGTGTTGGGAAGAGATCTAGTTGTGCCTACTCAAGGTTCAAGAGGCCAGGGTATCAGTCTGGTCTCCCTTAGAGATTACTATGATGAACTCGTCTTGATGGACAACTTTACTGAGGAGCATGTTTGGTTAATGACTAAGGTTTATATAATGTTGATGTTTGGTAAACTTTTATTCCCGGAGTCGACAGGTAACACTGTCAACTTTTTCTATTTAAGTAAATTTGACAGTATTAGCAAGATTAggaaatatagttgggggtccgccgttttggcgatgttataccagtctctttgtaagaacgcggttgccgagaagtgcaccttctatggatgtgcgttcctcctacaagtatggggttggtggagaaTGCCGACGCTGTCCCCGGTAGGCAGGAACAACTACACGTTCCCTTATGCAACAAGGTacgtctttttctctttttcaacgCTATTCCTTGAATGCTAACtatctttttcataaaaatctgaaataacATTTTTGCTCTTTATTTTTTAGGTTCTGTGGTCCTAAATTGGATTACAGTAAGAATCCGAGGGGGAGTGTTGTTTTATATCGGGACCTAATTGATCACCTCCGAGCTGAAGATGTATTATCCCTAAACTTTTATATGATCATATAGATGTATTACAATTCATCATGCtttttaataatatgttattttttctcccacgcagtttaattggagaccatacttgTTGCTAGACCATGAGCCAAACGAGAGTGACCGGGAAGTTTGGACTGCAGTAGTACCGATAATAAGGTTCAACATCATTGAGATGCACCAATCTGACCGTGTGAGACTGCAGTTTGGCATGCATCAACCGATCCCGGATCCCCCCACTGATTTGGGTCGCTGGCATATTAAAAGAGTTAACAATCAATGGGACCACGCAGATTATCGTACATTCGCACCTGAATTTTGTGAGATGTGGAGGCAGCGTCGCAGCCGTCTGTTACAATTCCCTGTTGCCCAACTCCCCATGTTTCCAACCGCGACATACCTTGCTTGGTATAGAACAGTCACAACCCCCGATATGTATGTGTCAGACCCCTACTACCTACACGACCCCCGCCAACAACAACacgcacaacaaccaccccaacaatacgcacaacaaccaccccaacaatacgcacaacaaccaccccaacaaccaccccaacaacgacaacaacgccAACAATGCCGACAACGCCAAACATCCGAACAACCTGACCATGAGGAATttcaaacaacaccaacaacgccctaccaaagtcaacccttccaacaacaatcatggggcttcacccaacaactccgtgacgccgacccctccactaggctacccgtccaacaacaatcgtggggcttcacccaacaacactacgacgccggcccctcctcctccactaggcaacccatCCAGCAACAATCATGGGccttcacccaacaacacggcGACGCCGGTCCCTCCAGCTACAATAGGCAACCCAGCCCCGACATGGGTCTAGATGACAATTACGACCCAAACGAGCAAATGACCACTCAATCGTCACAGTACGAATTtccacaacaccaacaatatgggtACACCACACCCCAGCAAACAATGTCATTTTTTCAAGGTCAATCAAGCGCTGGATTTTACCGACCATGTGACGCAACTCCACCGCCAAGACAaatctttgagggcatggggacccgactatttgacagcaacatacaagaatacatgtccaatgagcgcatggaggggctaatccGAGGACCGCCTACCCAGACACAACAAGAATAACCAAGGAATAGGGGGGGTCGTGGAGAAGTCGGTCGTCGAGATCCTTCCAACCGGATTCGAGTAGTTCCAGATTGCGGAACTGGCGGTGAGAGGGGTCATGGTCCGGCGCCGGGTCGGAGGGGTCATGGTCAGAGGGGTCGTGAATAGCATAATatccatgttttattatttatcttttgtgtaccgtatttgtaatgtttgaacTGTATGACCGTATTTCTAATGTTGTTTCTGCATTTcttgtatttgtaatgtttggaatgaatgacatgtggtgtttcattatttatttaattgttaaaacaattttgttaataaataaaaaaaatttaaaaaaaaatagtatataaacaattaaaaaaaaacaaaaaaaaaaaacaaaaaaaaaatatatatatatatacataggcgccaccctaggtggctaaaaagggaaaaatatgcattgatgccaccctgggtggcgcataggTTAAGAGGTTTTGGTCTttggcgccacctgaggtggctcctatgtggagaccacctctgaaacctggtcatatgcgtaattttgccgaaaacatggtttttggtgtaaataaattattaaacatggttatttgaatttttttttctaagCCGCTCGGTTGTTGGAAGTAAAATATTTtagattaatttatttattaaaataaatactcCTACATAtgataatgtaatttttttttttgttgagtttATGATAATGTACTTTTGGCTACATTTGAATGATGCGTGTTGGCTAAATTACCGGAGAGTgaaaaataaatggaaaatgaAAAAATGTTTAAATTTTAAGAGACATTGATTTGCGGGTAATGGAGGACAGTTAGATTCTTAAAGTGAAGGATGGTGTGGGGCCCAAGGAAGAGAGGGTATCATTTACATTGATGATGGTGGTTGTCGTCATATGATTTGGAGATTTTCTATTACCTAGAGCGGGAAAATAAAATGAAGGATAAGGGTATATTTGGGTTTTTCGAATAGTTATATCTGTTTTTTTCTTCTTACAAGTTTGAAATTTAAGAAAGAATAGAAAAAGAGGGGACCGCATTGTTATGTGGTCCGAACAAAACAACCTATCGGCTGTTGCTTTGTTGGATGATCGATATGCACCCATCCATGTTTCCATCAGATGCAGATTCTATGCAGTCACTCATGCATATATTCGGTACATCAATAaccatttgatcaattaaaaatattaaattttttttaaaaagcataatgaattataataaattataataagtaTAAGGAGTACTCAATCCgataagataaaaaaataaagaggagCATGAATTCATTATCAGATATATCAAAATACATTATCAGTGAATTTATTGTAATTGTATTTATTTCTGATAAAGTCTCACGTCAGATAATATATAGTTTGAATATATCTTTATAATTTGGGAGTAATTCTTACTTTATAAGTTGGTTTTATGGGGATGAGTTAGGTCCAATTATACTTTTTAACATGTATTCGATGGCCACCTACTATGATTTCCACTATTGAGCCACTTGCCATTTATCTTCACGATTTAGCTGTCTAGTCTTGAACGTAAGGAGGTGTGTTAAAAACCTTACATCAGATAATATATGACCTAAATATATACTTATAAGCGAAGATAATCCTCTTCTTATAAATTAATGGTATAGAAGTACATTACATTGAACCACATTTCTTAACTCCGGCCTCCTTGGATAACTCTCCTATACCCTTTCACCTTTCCTCTTTTTTCTAAcactttattttcctttttgttCATCAAAGCTTACTTTCCCTTTTCCTAATTAATATTATCTTGGATATGAATTTTTTGAAACATTAATTGTATGTGTAAATGTGTGCTTTTAAATAATTTGAGTGGTAGTACTTTGGATGTTTAGTtcaaagtttatgatgaagattTTACTAGCTAGAGTAGAGATAGGGAAAGACAACACCTCAACATTAGActttaattttctttcttttcttttctttgaataTCTTAGATTCATTCAACTTAAAGAAATTCTTACCCTATAAAGACACACATATTGAAGGTAGGTACATTTGATTTTAATTCGTGAACTCACAAAAATGtctatttatttatgatttaaatttGAAGAGATAATTTGGTCAAAAAAGATTTAATATAGGCATAGGATATTATCATGAAACTTGATACTTTctcatcaataatatatatatatatatatatatatatatatatatatatatatatatatatatatatatatatatatatatatatatatatatatatatatatatatatatatatatatatatatatatatatatatatatatattctggtGTTAAAACTTAGTTATTGAATTCATCTAACAAGTGAGATTTTACTAAAGAAACAAGAGAGGGAAGGTAGCAGATACTTAGTTTTTGTATTGTTGTCTCATTGTAAGATACGGTAGGTGATAGGACTATTAAATTACTCTAAAAATTTTAGTATGAAGTGGAACataattttgatataatttatgagtaatgaataataataattatatattttgatataatttatgagttatgaataataattattatatatttatattttgattcatattttaaaatttaaaataattttaattaaaaaaattaaaataatttcacttacaaaatgagttataattttttatttatatatttataataattattatatatttataaaaaaaatgagtgttttaatttatatatttatataataattataataattattacatatttataaaaatgattatatatttatatatttatatatttatataataattattatatattaattataaatatatttatatatttatataataattataaaaattaaaaaaatgagtgttttaatttataataattattatatatatttatatatatatattatatatatatatatatatatatatatatatatatatatatatatatatatatatatatatatatatatatttcacttacaaaattaataattattattatatatttatatatttctattttgattcataattaaaaatgagttataattttttatttagtttaaaaaaattaaaaaaaaaattttgtcttaattttatttaatgaataaattttatatttaactctatataattcaaaatttacttatgaaattaaaatgtttttgatttatataagttagtaaaataatttttaactttaaaattgtttaggaaattttgattcaccttgattttattgattcaccttcattttattgattcaccttgattttatacctattaattgtattgattcatcttgattttaattttttaataattattgaattctttgggaagtgtatatccgaaacattccaagaccaatttggtcttggaatatttcggatatgcatctccgaagatacCCCTCTCccaaaagggggtgttttcggaaatgcatctccgaaaactcaaaaaaggggtgttttcggaaatgcatctccgaaaacacatttttttcgagttttcggaaatgtatttcctaaacaaggggtattttggtaaattcgccagaggtgactaagaaggttaggaggtgggtaaagaaatttccaaataTTATGGTATAGAAAATGGAGATCGCTGTTTCTTAATTTTCTCCTACATTCTCGGGAAAAACTAAAATTacttttagaattttaaaatatatttttgaacatTTTTTATTTACACACAATTCACTCGTTGGTGAGTCAGATTCTAATTTTAcgtcaaaaattaatacaaagATGTATTTCAGTATAACATACAAAAATGCACATCCGAGtgaatttttaatcaaaaatacaCTAGACTTTTTTTCTTCCTCACATATCTCTTActctctcaaactctctcaactcACTTTCAAGTTTCTACTCTCAACATCCAAACAATCAAAGAGTTTAATATGA encodes:
- the LOC131641433 gene encoding protein EXORDIUM-like 3 — encoded protein: MLKTFPTQPPPFTVVLPLTLLLLSFLLTAVPVSSYRPWPQNPSKNISDYALGASKKYEGSSEFVKLRYHMGPVLTNIITVHTIWYGTWKRSQKKIIREFINSISAKNAPHPSVSSWWKTVMLYTDQTGSNISNTVHLGQEKNDRFYSHGKSLTRLSIQSVIKSAITAKTKPLPINSRSGLYLLLTADDVYVQDFCTSACGFHYFTFPSLVGYTLPYAWVGNSERFCAGQCAYPFAVPQFIPNVKPFKSPNGDVGVDGMISVIGHEIAELASNPLANAWYAGGDPSFPVEIADLCEGIYGTGGGGSYTGQVLDGRDGATYNMNGIRRKYLVQWLWSHVLNYCTGPNALDH
- the LOC131641429 gene encoding uncharacterized protein LOC131641429, which produces MAPPQYIINAHIFGETYDNEEVGFLFRNTEVKRFCLSRKANFSYFKGRLETKLAMGGVSQIFYQYRFLHGDNPVKFIQVEIKDDEDMQNMFANHEYSGYECIELYVTLPEVQTTQMVESQVIDALGDEQAEVDVVDEEEEAPEIEVDNLVNEESEDEPEVVVPRDQVHMPPVHMRNLNFDGDDEPSTDIFYDPYTQTDQRLKVGDRFRSKEACIMAIKRFHMANNVDFRVDRANVERYKIYCSNTDCGFRLHASYRKRSDSWVIGYISQDHTCINTNVSQDHRKLSYDIICQEILPLVEKDPSLKVKTIISHIVATYNYTPSYRKAWLAKTKAIEVVYGNWEDSYKRLPHFLYALQIYVHGTVTILETLPAQSPDGTSLQGNRLKPKLFHTSVLL
- the LOC131641430 gene encoding protein MAIN-LIKE 2-like is translated as MGETHRGTRANLATFAVDRFRTRSHAYVEPDERIIPNLQACGFGHIIKVNNNTIDRKFILALQERWRPETHTFHLPIGECTITLEDVYMLLGLPIDGKAVNGSVQHANSMCERVLGRDLVVPTQGSRGQGISLVSLRDYYDELVLMDNFTEEHVWLMTKVYIMLMFGKLLFPESTGNTVNFFYLSKFDSISKIRKYSWGSAVLAMLYQSLCKNAVAEKCTFYGCAFLLQVWGWWRMPTLSPVGRNNYTFPYATRFCGPKLDYSKNPRGSVVLYRDLIDHLRAEDVLSLNFYMII